From one Papio anubis isolate 15944 chromosome 12, Panubis1.0, whole genome shotgun sequence genomic stretch:
- the API5 gene encoding apoptosis inhibitor 5 isoform X2: protein MPTVEELYRNYGILADATEQVGQHKDAYQVILDGVKGGTKEKRLAAQFIPKFFKHFPELADSAINAQLDLCEDEDVSIRRQAIKELPQFATGENLPRVADILTQLLQTDDSAEFNLVNNALLSIFKMDAKGTLGGLFSQILQGEDIVRERAIKFLSTKLKTLPDEVLTKEVEELILTESKKVLEDVTGEEFVLFMKILSGLKSLQTVSGRQQLVELVAEQADLEQTFNPSDPDCVDRLLQCTRQAVPLFSKNVHSTRFVTYFCEQVLPNLGTLTTPVEGLDIQLEVLKLLAEMSSFCGDMEKLETNLRKLFDKLLEYMPLPPEEAENGENAGNEEPKLQFSYVECLLYSFHQLGRKLPDFLTAKLNAEKLKDFKIRLQYFARGLQVYIRQLRLALQGKTGEALKTEENKIKVVALKITNNINVLIKDLFHIPPSYKSTVTLSWKPVQKVEIGQKRASEDTTSGSPPKKSSAGPKRDARQIYNPPSGKYSSNLGNFNYERSLQGK, encoded by the exons ATGCCGACGGTAGAGGAGCTTTACCGCAATTATGGCATCCTGGCCGATGCCACGGAGCAAGTGGGCCAG CATAAAGATGCCTATCAAGTGATACTGGATGGTGTGAAAGGTGGTACTAAGGAAAAACGATTAGCAGCTCAATTTATTCCAAAATTCTTTAAGCATTTTCCAGAATTGGCTGATTCTGCTATCAATGCACAGTTAGACCTCTGTGAGGATGAAGATGTATCT ATTCGACGTCAAGCAATTAAAGAACTGCCTCAATTTGCCACTGGAGAAAATCTTCCTCGAGTGGCAGATATATTAACGCAACTTTTGCAGACAG atgACTCTGCAGAATTTAACCTAGTGAACAATGCCCtgttaagtatatttaaaatggatGCAAAAG GGACTTTAGGTGGGTTGTTCAGCCAAATACTTCAAGGAGAGGACATTGTTAGAGAACGAGCAATTAAATTCCTTTCTACGAAACTTAAGACTTTACCAGATGAAGTCTTAACAAAGGAAGTGGAAGAGCTTATACTAACTGAATCCAAAAAG GTCCTAGAAGATGTGACTGGTGAAGAATTTGTTCTATTTATGAAGATACTGTCTGGGTTAAAAAGCTTACAGACAGTGAGTGGAAGACAGCAACTTGTAGAGTTGGTGGCTGAACAGGCCGACCTAGAACAGACCTTCAATCCCTCGGATCCTGACTGTGTGGACAGGCTCTTACAGTGCACTCGGCAGGCAGTACCCCTCTTCTCT AAAAACGTCCATTCCACAAGGTTTGTGACATATTTCTGTGAGCAGGTTCTCCCTAACCTCGGTACCTTGACTACCCCAGTGGAAGGTCTTGATATACAGTTGGAG GTATTGAAATTGTTGGCAGAGATGAGTTCATTTTGTGGTGACAtggaaaaactagaaacaaatttAAGGAAACTATTTGATAAGTTATTG gAATACATGCCCCTCCCTCCAGAAGAAGCAGAAAATGGAGAGAATGCTGGTAATGAAGAACCCAAGCTACAGTTCAGTTATGTGGAATGTTTGTTGTACAGTTTTCACCAGTTGGGCCGAAAACTTCCAGATTTCTTAACAGCCAAACTGAATGCAGAAAAGCTCAAAGATTTCAAAATCAG gCTGCAGTACTTTGCACGGGGCCTGCAAGTTTATATCAGACAACTTCGCTTAGCTCTCCAGGGTAAAACGGGTGAGGCCTTAAAAACAGAAGAG AACAAGATTAAAGTCGTTGCATTGAAAATAACAAACAATATCAATGTTTTAATCAAG GATCTCTTCCACATTCCTCCTTCTTATAAGAGCACAGTAACACTATCCTGGAAACCTGTACAAAAGGTTGAGATTgg GCAAAAGAGAGCCAGTGAAGATACAACTTCAGGTTCACCACCCAAGAAATCTTCAGCAGGACCAAAAAGAGATGCCAGGCAGATTTATAACCCTCCCAGTGGGAAATATAGCAGCAATTTGGGCAACTTTAATTATG
- the API5 gene encoding apoptosis inhibitor 5 isoform X3 → MPTVEELYRNYGILADATEQVGQHKDAYQVILDGVKGGTKEKRLAAQFIPKFFKHFPELADSAINAQLDLCEDEDVSIRRQAIKELPQFATGENLPRVADILTQLLQTDDSAEFNLVNNALLSIFKMDAKGTLGGLFSQILQGEDIVRERAIKFLSTKLKTLPDEVLTKEVEELILTESKKVLEDVTGEEFVLFMKILSGLKSLQTVSGRQQLVELVAEQADLEQTFNPSDPDCVDRLLQCTRQAVPLFSKNVHSTRFVTYFCEQVLPNLGTLTTPVEGLDIQLEVLKLLAEMSSFCGDMEKLETNLRKLFDKLLEYMPLPPEEAENGENAGNEEPKLQFSYVECLLYSFHQLGRKLPDFLTAKLNAEKLKDFKIRLQYFARGLQVYIRQLRLALQGKTGEALKTEENKIKVVALKITNNINVLIKDLFHIPPSYKSTVTLSWKPVQKVEIGQKRASEDTTSGSPPKKSSAGPKRDARQIYNPPSGKYSSNLGNFNYGSQI, encoded by the exons ATGCCGACGGTAGAGGAGCTTTACCGCAATTATGGCATCCTGGCCGATGCCACGGAGCAAGTGGGCCAG CATAAAGATGCCTATCAAGTGATACTGGATGGTGTGAAAGGTGGTACTAAGGAAAAACGATTAGCAGCTCAATTTATTCCAAAATTCTTTAAGCATTTTCCAGAATTGGCTGATTCTGCTATCAATGCACAGTTAGACCTCTGTGAGGATGAAGATGTATCT ATTCGACGTCAAGCAATTAAAGAACTGCCTCAATTTGCCACTGGAGAAAATCTTCCTCGAGTGGCAGATATATTAACGCAACTTTTGCAGACAG atgACTCTGCAGAATTTAACCTAGTGAACAATGCCCtgttaagtatatttaaaatggatGCAAAAG GGACTTTAGGTGGGTTGTTCAGCCAAATACTTCAAGGAGAGGACATTGTTAGAGAACGAGCAATTAAATTCCTTTCTACGAAACTTAAGACTTTACCAGATGAAGTCTTAACAAAGGAAGTGGAAGAGCTTATACTAACTGAATCCAAAAAG GTCCTAGAAGATGTGACTGGTGAAGAATTTGTTCTATTTATGAAGATACTGTCTGGGTTAAAAAGCTTACAGACAGTGAGTGGAAGACAGCAACTTGTAGAGTTGGTGGCTGAACAGGCCGACCTAGAACAGACCTTCAATCCCTCGGATCCTGACTGTGTGGACAGGCTCTTACAGTGCACTCGGCAGGCAGTACCCCTCTTCTCT AAAAACGTCCATTCCACAAGGTTTGTGACATATTTCTGTGAGCAGGTTCTCCCTAACCTCGGTACCTTGACTACCCCAGTGGAAGGTCTTGATATACAGTTGGAG GTATTGAAATTGTTGGCAGAGATGAGTTCATTTTGTGGTGACAtggaaaaactagaaacaaatttAAGGAAACTATTTGATAAGTTATTG gAATACATGCCCCTCCCTCCAGAAGAAGCAGAAAATGGAGAGAATGCTGGTAATGAAGAACCCAAGCTACAGTTCAGTTATGTGGAATGTTTGTTGTACAGTTTTCACCAGTTGGGCCGAAAACTTCCAGATTTCTTAACAGCCAAACTGAATGCAGAAAAGCTCAAAGATTTCAAAATCAG gCTGCAGTACTTTGCACGGGGCCTGCAAGTTTATATCAGACAACTTCGCTTAGCTCTCCAGGGTAAAACGGGTGAGGCCTTAAAAACAGAAGAG AACAAGATTAAAGTCGTTGCATTGAAAATAACAAACAATATCAATGTTTTAATCAAG GATCTCTTCCACATTCCTCCTTCTTATAAGAGCACAGTAACACTATCCTGGAAACCTGTACAAAAGGTTGAGATTgg GCAAAAGAGAGCCAGTGAAGATACAACTTCAGGTTCACCACCCAAGAAATCTTCAGCAGGACCAAAAAGAGATGCCAGGCAGATTTATAACCCTCCCAGTGGGAAATATAGCAGCAATTTGGGCAACTTTAATTATG
- the API5 gene encoding apoptosis inhibitor 5 isoform X1, which yields MPTVEELYRNYGILADATEQVGQHKDAYQVILDGVKGGTKEKRLAAQFIPKFFKHFPELADSAINAQLDLCEDEDVSIRRQAIKELPQFATGENLPRVADILTQLLQTDDSAEFNLVNNALLSIFKMDAKGTLGGLFSQILQGEDIVRERAIKFLSTKLKTLPDEVLTKEVEELILTESKKVLEDVTGEEFVLFMKILSGLKSLQTVSGRQQLVELVAEQADLEQTFNPSDPDCVDRLLQCTRQAVPLFSKNVHSTRFVTYFCEQVLPNLGTLTTPVEGLDIQLEVLKLLAEMSSFCGDMEKLETNLRKLFDKLLEYMPLPPEEAENGENAGNEEPKLQFSYVECLLYSFHQLGRKLPDFLTAKLNAEKLKDFKIRLQYFARGLQVYIRQLRLALQGKTGEALKTEENKIKVVALKITNNINVLIKDLFHIPPSYKSTVTLSWKPVQKVEIGQKRASEDTTSGSPPKKSSAGPKRDARQIYNPPSGKYSSNLGNFNYEQRGAFRGSRGGRGWGTRGNRSRGRLY from the exons ATGCCGACGGTAGAGGAGCTTTACCGCAATTATGGCATCCTGGCCGATGCCACGGAGCAAGTGGGCCAG CATAAAGATGCCTATCAAGTGATACTGGATGGTGTGAAAGGTGGTACTAAGGAAAAACGATTAGCAGCTCAATTTATTCCAAAATTCTTTAAGCATTTTCCAGAATTGGCTGATTCTGCTATCAATGCACAGTTAGACCTCTGTGAGGATGAAGATGTATCT ATTCGACGTCAAGCAATTAAAGAACTGCCTCAATTTGCCACTGGAGAAAATCTTCCTCGAGTGGCAGATATATTAACGCAACTTTTGCAGACAG atgACTCTGCAGAATTTAACCTAGTGAACAATGCCCtgttaagtatatttaaaatggatGCAAAAG GGACTTTAGGTGGGTTGTTCAGCCAAATACTTCAAGGAGAGGACATTGTTAGAGAACGAGCAATTAAATTCCTTTCTACGAAACTTAAGACTTTACCAGATGAAGTCTTAACAAAGGAAGTGGAAGAGCTTATACTAACTGAATCCAAAAAG GTCCTAGAAGATGTGACTGGTGAAGAATTTGTTCTATTTATGAAGATACTGTCTGGGTTAAAAAGCTTACAGACAGTGAGTGGAAGACAGCAACTTGTAGAGTTGGTGGCTGAACAGGCCGACCTAGAACAGACCTTCAATCCCTCGGATCCTGACTGTGTGGACAGGCTCTTACAGTGCACTCGGCAGGCAGTACCCCTCTTCTCT AAAAACGTCCATTCCACAAGGTTTGTGACATATTTCTGTGAGCAGGTTCTCCCTAACCTCGGTACCTTGACTACCCCAGTGGAAGGTCTTGATATACAGTTGGAG GTATTGAAATTGTTGGCAGAGATGAGTTCATTTTGTGGTGACAtggaaaaactagaaacaaatttAAGGAAACTATTTGATAAGTTATTG gAATACATGCCCCTCCCTCCAGAAGAAGCAGAAAATGGAGAGAATGCTGGTAATGAAGAACCCAAGCTACAGTTCAGTTATGTGGAATGTTTGTTGTACAGTTTTCACCAGTTGGGCCGAAAACTTCCAGATTTCTTAACAGCCAAACTGAATGCAGAAAAGCTCAAAGATTTCAAAATCAG gCTGCAGTACTTTGCACGGGGCCTGCAAGTTTATATCAGACAACTTCGCTTAGCTCTCCAGGGTAAAACGGGTGAGGCCTTAAAAACAGAAGAG AACAAGATTAAAGTCGTTGCATTGAAAATAACAAACAATATCAATGTTTTAATCAAG GATCTCTTCCACATTCCTCCTTCTTATAAGAGCACAGTAACACTATCCTGGAAACCTGTACAAAAGGTTGAGATTgg GCAAAAGAGAGCCAGTGAAGATACAACTTCAGGTTCACCACCCAAGAAATCTTCAGCAGGACCAAAAAGAGATGCCAGGCAGATTTATAACCCTCCCAGTGGGAAATATAGCAGCAATTTGGGCAACTTTAATTATG